One region of Kineococcus rhizosphaerae genomic DNA includes:
- a CDS encoding ATP-binding protein, translated as MVLPPNPRSVGIARWLITEWCAPWVAAHEIPEDTVEAALLLASEVVTNAVVHGDGMVQLAVSRVNGASLRVEVSDDGGGMPLIGAQRADAESGRGMAMVELLSSRWGTDLAVGPLGKTVWFELAGA; from the coding sequence GTGGTCCTCCCACCCAACCCCCGCTCGGTCGGCATCGCGCGCTGGCTCATCACCGAGTGGTGCGCGCCCTGGGTGGCGGCCCACGAGATCCCCGAGGACACCGTCGAGGCCGCGCTGCTGCTGGCCAGCGAGGTCGTCACCAACGCCGTCGTCCACGGCGACGGGATGGTCCAGCTCGCCGTCAGCCGCGTGAACGGCGCGTCGCTGCGCGTGGAGGTCTCCGACGACGGGGGCGGCATGCCCCTCATCGGCGCCCAGCGCGCCGACGCCGAGAGCGGCCGCGGGATGGCCATGGTGGAGCTCCTGTCGAGCCGGTGGGGCACCGACCTCGCGGTCGGGCCGCTGGGCAAGACCGTCTGGTTCGAGCTCGCCGGGGCCTGA
- a CDS encoding Fpg/Nei family DNA glycosylase, with product MPELPEVEGLAAFLRERLVGRVVARVEVGALNVLKTYDPPTTALHGLLVSGVERRGKWLDVDVDGLHLAVHLSRAGWLRWSDALPRAPLKPGGKNPVALRVRLAPEDDEDPGTPPGFDLTEAGTQKRLAVHVVRDVAQVPGIATLGPDPLDDSFDLAAFRALLAGSRQQVKGLLREQSVLAGVGNAYSDEVLHVAKLSPYAVSGKLPEADVERLYAALRTTLRDAVAAAGGKPAKELKDAKRAGMRVHGRTGEACPECGDVVREVSFADRSMQYCATCQTGGRPLADRRLSRLLK from the coding sequence GTGCCGGAGCTCCCCGAGGTCGAAGGGCTCGCCGCGTTCCTGCGCGAGCGCCTGGTCGGCCGCGTCGTCGCCCGCGTCGAGGTGGGCGCCCTCAACGTCCTGAAGACCTACGACCCGCCGACGACCGCCCTGCACGGGCTGCTCGTGTCCGGGGTCGAGCGGCGCGGGAAGTGGCTGGACGTCGACGTCGACGGTCTGCACCTGGCGGTCCACCTGTCGCGCGCGGGGTGGTTGCGCTGGTCCGACGCGCTGCCGAGGGCGCCGCTGAAGCCCGGGGGCAAGAACCCCGTCGCGCTGCGCGTGCGGCTGGCGCCCGAGGACGACGAGGACCCCGGCACCCCACCCGGCTTCGACCTCACCGAGGCCGGGACGCAGAAGCGGCTGGCCGTGCACGTCGTCCGGGACGTCGCGCAGGTGCCCGGCATCGCCACGCTCGGGCCCGACCCCCTCGACGACTCCTTCGACCTCGCCGCCTTCCGGGCGCTGCTGGCGGGCTCGCGCCAGCAGGTCAAGGGGTTGCTGCGCGAGCAGTCGGTCCTGGCCGGGGTCGGCAACGCCTACTCCGACGAGGTCCTGCACGTGGCGAAGCTCTCGCCCTACGCCGTCTCCGGGAAACTGCCCGAGGCCGACGTCGAGCGCCTGTACGCCGCGCTGCGCACGACGTTGCGCGACGCCGTCGCCGCGGCCGGCGGGAAACCCGCGAAGGAGCTCAAGGACGCCAAGCGGGCCGGGATGCGCGTGCACGGCCGCACGGGCGAGGCGTGCCCGGAGTGCGGGGACGTCGTGCGCGAGGTGTCGTTCGCCGACCGGTCGATGCAGTACTGCGCCACGTGCCAGACGGGCGGGAGACCGCTCGCGGACCGCCGGTTGTCGCGACTGCTGAAGTAG
- a CDS encoding CsbD family protein, which yields MSIGDKAKNVVQQTVGKAEEVVGKRTDDAELTAQGEKDQTTGAARQDVEKTEDALGEE from the coding sequence ATGTCCATCGGGGACAAGGCCAAGAACGTCGTGCAGCAGACCGTCGGCAAGGCCGAGGAGGTCGTCGGCAAGCGCACCGACGACGCCGAGCTGACCGCCCAGGGCGAGAAGGACCAGACCACGGGCGCCGCGCGCCAGGACGTCGAGAAGACCGAGGACGCGCTCGGCGAGGAGTGA
- a CDS encoding TMEM165/GDT1 family protein, which translates to MDPAVLAASFLPILLLELPDKTFVATLVLATRFRPLTAWIGVGLAFAVQCLIAVVAGRLLAQLPDRPVAAVAALLFAVGAFTLFRGAAKAQQAEEEARVEYEGKVRGGTSGWRAVLACFGVIFLAEWGDLSQLFTAGLAARYDDPVSVFAGSWAALLVVSGLAAAVGGTIVRKLSVAAVSRVGGVVCAVLAVLTALEVAGLDLPV; encoded by the coding sequence GTGGACCCCGCCGTGCTCGCCGCCAGCTTCCTGCCGATCCTGCTGCTGGAGCTGCCCGACAAGACCTTCGTGGCCACCCTCGTGCTCGCGACCCGCTTCCGCCCCCTGACCGCGTGGATCGGCGTGGGCCTCGCCTTCGCCGTGCAGTGCCTCATCGCCGTGGTCGCCGGCCGCCTGCTGGCCCAGCTGCCCGACCGGCCGGTGGCGGCCGTCGCCGCCCTGCTGTTCGCCGTCGGCGCGTTCACGCTGTTCCGCGGGGCGGCGAAGGCGCAGCAGGCCGAGGAGGAGGCCCGCGTCGAGTACGAGGGCAAGGTGCGGGGCGGGACGTCGGGCTGGCGGGCCGTCCTGGCGTGCTTCGGGGTGATCTTCCTCGCGGAGTGGGGCGACCTGTCGCAGCTGTTCACGGCCGGGCTCGCCGCGCGCTACGACGACCCGGTCTCGGTCTTCGCGGGGTCGTGGGCGGCGCTGCTGGTCGTCTCGGGGCTGGCCGCGGCGGTCGGCGGGACGATCGTCCGCAAGCTCAGCGTCGCGGCGGTGAGCCGCGTCGGGGGCGTCGTGTGCGCCGTGCTGGCGGTCCTGACGGCCCTCGAGGTGGCGGGTCTGGACCTGCCCGTGTGA